The proteins below are encoded in one region of Erinaceus europaeus chromosome 15, mEriEur2.1, whole genome shotgun sequence:
- the HSPB1 gene encoding heat shock protein beta-1 → MTERRVPFSLLRSPHWEPFRDWYSVHSRLLDQPFGMPRLPEELAAWLGTGAWPGYVRPLPGPVGETAPVPALSRALSRQLSSGVSEIRHTSDRWRVALDVNHFAPEELTVKTKDGVVEITGKHEERQDEHGFISRCFTRKYTLPAGVDPTLVSSSLSPEGMLTVEAPLPKPATQSSEITIPVTFESRAQLGGPEAGKTD, encoded by the exons ATGACCGAACGCCGTGTGCCCTTCTCACTGCTACGCAGCCCCCACTGGGAGCCCTTCCGTGACTGGTACTCAGTCCACAGCCGCCTCCTAGACCAGCCGTTCGGGATGCCCCGGCTGCCCGAGGAGCTGGCAGCCTGGCTGGGCACTGGCGCCTGGCCCGGCTACGTGCGCCCTCtgcctgggccggtgggggagaCTGCCCCGGTGCCCGCCCTCAGCCGTGCACTCAGCCGCCAGCTCAGCAGTGGGGTATCCGAGATCCGCCACACGTCTGACCGGTGGCGGGTGGCGCTGGATGTCAACCACTTTGCCCCCGAGGAGCTGACAGTCAAGACCAAGGATGGTGTGGTGGAAATCACGG gcaaaCATGAAGAGAGGCAAGACGAACACGGCTTCATCTCTCGGTGCTTCACACGCAAGTACAC gCTGCCCGCTGGTGTGGACCCCACGCTGGTGTCGTCGTCCCTGTCCCCCGAGGGCATGCTGACTGTGGAAGCGCCCCTGCCCAAGCCCGCCACTCAGTCCTCGGAGATCACCATCCCCGTTACCTTTGAGTCACGTGCCCAGCTGGGGGGCCCTGAGGCTGGCAAAACTGACTGA